Proteins co-encoded in one Callospermophilus lateralis isolate mCalLat2 chromosome 2, mCalLat2.hap1, whole genome shotgun sequence genomic window:
- the LOC143391834 gene encoding olfactory receptor 5B3-like: MENRTEVTEFILLGLTSAPELQVALFIMIILIYFINVVGNLGMIVLILTDFRLHTPMYFFLSNLSLVDFGYSSAVTPTVVAGLLLGHKVISYNACAAQMFFFAAFATMENFLLASMAYDRFAAVCKPLHYSTTMTTGVCARLVIGCHVCGLLNASIHVGETFSLSFCKSNVVHHFFCDVPAVMALSCSDRHINELVLVCVASFNVFFALLVILVSYLFIFIIILKMRSVAGYQKALSTCASHLTAVSIFYGTIIFMYLQPSSSHSMDTDKFASVFYTMVIPMLNPVVYSLRNKEVKSAFKKIVLEGKVFLRF; the protein is encoded by the coding sequence atggagaacaggacagaaGTGACAGAGTTCATCCTCCTAGGACTCACCAGTGCCCCAGAACTCCAAGTGGCCCTCTTTATCATGATCATCCTCATCTACTTCATTAATGTCGTTGGAAACCTCGGGATGATTGTTTTGATTCTCACTGATTTTCGTCTCCACACTCCCATGTACTTTTTCCTCAGCAATTTGTCTCTGGTAGACTTTGGCTACTCCTCAGCTGTCACTCCCACAGTTGTGGCTGGGCTCCTTCTAGGACACAAGGTCATCTCCTACAATGCCTGTGCTGCTCAGATGTTCTTTTTTGCAGCCTTTGCCACTATGGAAAATTTCCTCTTGGCCTCTATGGCGTATGACCGCTTTGCTGCTGTGTGCAAACCCCTTCATTATTCCACCACCATGACTACAGGTGTGTGTGCCCGTCTGGTCATAGGCTGCCATGTCTGTGGTCTCCTAAATGCCTCCATCCATGTTGGAGAAACATTCAGTCTCTCCTTCTGTAAGTCCAATGTGGTCCATCactttttctgtgatgttccaGCAGTCATGGCTCTCTCTTGCTCTGATAGACACATTAATGAGCTGGTTCTTGTTTGTGTAGCCAGCTTCAATGTCTTTTTTGCTCTTCTAGTTATCTTGGTGTCCTACCTATTCATATTCATCATCATCCTAAAGATGCGCTCAGTTGCAGGATACCAGAAAGCTCTGTCCACCTGTGCCTCCCACCTCACTGCAGTCTCCATTTTCTATGGGACAATTATCTTCATGTACTTACAGCCCAGCTCCAGTCACTCCATGGACACAGACAAATTTGCCTCTGTCTTTTATACGATGGTCATCCCCATGCTGAACCCTGTGGTCTACAGCCTCAGGAACAAGGAGGTCAAGAGTGCATTCAAAAAGATAGTTTTAGAGGGAAAAGTATTTCTAAGATTTTGA